A window of Arthrobacter dokdonellae genomic DNA:
GGACCACGTCCTTGGACGCCAGCAACCGGGCCTGTTCGGCCGGGACGAGCTCCAGCTGGAACGACAGCGTCCGGGCCCCGGATCCGGCATTGTGCAACAACGCCAGCAGCCAGTACGGGCTCCGCTCCCCCGTCTCCATCTGGGAGGCGGTGATCATCGCCGTCCGGTGCCCCCACACCACCTCCCCGCCGGTGAACGGATCCGTACCCTGAACCCAGTGGGCGTTCCAGTCATCCCGGGAGGCCAAGCCCATCCGGCGCGGGGACACCCCGGCGACCATCAACGGCGGCCGGGACGGGTTTTGCTGGTGGAGCATCATCGCCACCACTCCCCGGGCGCTCATCGGCTTCACCACGCCCAGCTGCGCGCCCCGCAGGGCACGCACCATCGAGTCAATTTCCTGGCCCATCAACGCCCGCCAGCCATCCCGGCCCGGCCCGTACTGTTGCGCGGCCGCGAGGAAATCCCCGCCCAGCGGCCAGCGCAGCACCTGGATGTGGCGCTGGACAAAGGTGTTCTTCCCCGTCCGGGTCAACACCTCCTGATAGGAGGCGACCGCGGCGTCCAACGCATCGGGGGAAAGGTTCTCCTGCACCCATGCCTCGTTCAACGCCAAATCCGGCGGCAACACCCGCGTGATCAACTGGACACCGGAGACCAGCGACGACGGGGACGCATGGTTGGCCAACAAGGCCCCGAAGCCGGCCTGTGCCTGCTCCTGCCGCCGGGACGACTCCGCCCCGCGCAACTGCCCGGAGACCTCAAAGGCGACCGAGAGGTACGCCTCCTCACCCGCCGGAACATGCCAGGCAATGCCTGGCATGTTCGCCGCCGCCTGCAACCAGCCCATCCCGTCCGCACCATCCGGGCGGGACCGCACCGCCGCCAACGCCTTCGCCCGCCCCCTGCCGGAACGAATGCCGGCCGCCGCCGCGTGGGCTTCCTCCCACGCCTGTGCCGAGTACGGCAGGAACCGGTCCGTGCCCGTGGCCAGGCGTGCCTTCCACCGCTGCCGGCGTTCCCGGCGTTCCAGCCACGACCCGTTGTGCGTGGTGACCGTCGCAGCGAACACGCCCAACGCCAGCACCACCGCCAGGACCAGGCCCGGCCAGCCCACCCACATCACCCCGGCCCAACCCAGCAGGGCACAGCCCATCAGCCCGATGACCTGCGGCTTGGACCGGATGCCGCCAAAGAAACTCCGGTGGGCCGATTCCCCACCAATAAACCGATTACCCACCAGCCCTGCCCCGTCCCATCAGCCCTGCCCAGTCCCGTCAGTCATGCCCTCAGCGGCGTACTGCCCGCCGGCCTCGGCGGCCCGCGCCGCAGCCTTGCCACCCTCAACAGCCTTCTGCCCGACCACCACCGCACCAGCGGCCAAAATCGTCGGAAGGCCAATCACAGCCCCGACCCCGGTCGCCGACTCGGCGGCACCGGCGGCGGCCATGCCCTCCGCAGCACCAGCCCCCGCGCCGGCACCGGCCTCCGCCCCTGCCCCGGCGCCCGTGCCCGGGGTCGCGCCCGTGCCCGGCTTGGCGCCCATGCCGGCCCCGGGCTTCCCGGCACCACCACGAGCACCTGCAGGAGCACCAGCACCTGCGGTGTCCGCGGCGGCGTCGGCCGGCCCGGAACCGGACTGGCCCTTCAAGTCCCGCAGCTTCTTCATCAACGACCCGCCCTCCGGGCCGGCAGGCGCCCCGTCCTGCCCGGAAGGGTCGTCGTGCCCGGCATCCCCGGGCCCGGGACCGGCGTCCTCAGGGGAGTTGGACCGGTTCTGTTTCCGCACGGACGAAAGATCCCTTGGACCGTACTCCTTGGACTGCGGTGCGCTCATCGACGGGCCCGCCTGTGAACCCATCCCGGCCGGCAGCACCGGGGCGAACTTCATCAACATCAGCGGGGCCAGGCCCGCAACGACCAGGGCAATGAACGTCGTAAGGATGTTCATCAAGGTCCGCAACCCCTCGGACCACTGCATCCAATTGCTGGAGGAGGCAATCATGTTGTACGAGACGCCCAACAGGAAGAACAACAGCGGATGGCAGGCCAGAATCCCGAACCACAACAACGGAATCTTCCGGGCCGTGGACCCATGCTTCGCCGAGGCGAACCACACAATGCCCAGCGGAAAAACCACGCCGGAAAAGTACAAGGTCACGAGCATGACCACGAGCATGACCATCACCAGGACCAGGCCCAGGATCATGCAGATCATCAACAAAATGCCCACGATCACCCCGCCCGGGACCGCGGCCTCATCCACCGCGAGCATCGTGTTCATCGAGGACAGCATCTTCTCCGAGGAAGAACCAACACCCCAGCTGATCAGCGAATCCGTCAAGGCGCCCAGCGTCTCCACCAGCATCACCCCCAGCAAGGGCCCGAACAAGGCACCGCCGAAGAAGACCGCCGAACGGGCCAGCACCACGTCAAGGAACTGCTCCCCCGCCATCGACCCCCGCGCCACCGAGACGAACTGGAACAGCAGCAAGAAGCCCCACACCACGATGGCCAGGGCAAAACTGATCGCGTACGCCTGGATAAACCAGCCCGCACCCAAATCCGGTTCCGTCGCATGTGAAAGAGCCGGCAGCAGATCCTTCGCCAACCCCTGCGCGCCATCACGCGTCGCCTGAAAAATCGCCCCCAACGGATCCGTTGCGAACCCCACAACAGCACCAACAGTGTCCGTCACCGGCTTCAAAACATGGCTGATGGCGCCGGCGATACCGTCAAAAATCCCCGAGCCCGAGCCGCCATCTGAAGGTGGATCAACTGCCGGCAACGGACCAAGGCCCCACAACGAACCAAACATGGTCAGCAACCCCCAGCCAACGCCGCACCATTGGTAAACAAATCCTCAACAGTCCGGTCAGCACCAGCGGTCTGCAACTTCCAGATACCGCCTTGCCAGACCAGGCCCAAGGTCCGGAGCACTTTGTAATCGGGAATAGGGAGGCCATTTTTGATCCCTGCACCGCCGACGGTGACTTTCACCCTGTCCGGTGTGCTGTCCTCAACGATGTACCGGCCCTCGGCAAACGAAACCCCGCCCGAGGCCCAACCTTCTGCGGGCTTCTTGGCCGCAATCTGTGAAGGAATTTCTCTGACGGCGGCGTCCGCATCGCTACTCGCCAGCGAGGCAACTACCGTTGTCGCATCAGCAGCCGACGGGTAAGGATACTGGCTTGCCCAGCGGCTGAAGGCGGCGGCGAGGCCGACAGCGCCGGCCTCCGTGTGTGGTGCCTTCTTCTGGGCCGTGATCAGGGCCACCGCGGAGGTGTCCTTGCCGGCCAGGCACCCGTTCGGAATGTCCCCGCCGACGGTCGCCGGGACCGCCGATGTGCTCGGTGAAGGGGCAGCAGCCGTCTTGGGCGGGTGCGACTGGTACCAGATGCTCACCCCCGCCACGACGGCAAGAACCAGGACGATGGCGAGCAGCACGAAGGACCAGCGCGGGAACCCGCCCCGGGCCGTGCCTTCCGTGTTCCGGGACACCATCACGTGGCCAGGAACAGGATCGCGCCCAGGATCACGCCCAGCCCTGCCAGGGAGACCAACCCGACACCGGCACCCGCCGCCTTCTTCTTGCCCTCAGCGTGGGCGTGCGGGTTGTTCGCGTCAGCCTTCGCCATCGCCACCAGGCCCACGATCAGGTAGAACCCGGCAACCACAATCCCAAGCGCCCACGCCGCCGCGAACAGCTTCTGCCACCACTGGGTGAAGCTCGTCCCGAACACCGTGAAGTTCGGAACCCCGGGAAACGGGTTGTCAATCATCGGCCGAGGCCCGCCCCACGCTTCAACCCCCGCCCGCACAGCGACCGAAGCCTTCACCGCCGTCAAAAGAACCACACTCATCGCTTCTGCCCTTCATGATTTTGCTTCTGTTGATCCTTCTCAAACACGTTCACGTTCAGCTGTGACACCACACCGGCCGCAACCGCCGTCAATGCCTGCCGTGTCGCCGGGGCGAGCCTGTCCAGCGTCAACGCCCCGCGCTCGGCAATATGGGCATCGAACGGCAGCGAATACATCCGCTCCTCCGTAATGCCCTGGTCCGTGAAGTACTTCTTCACCCGGGAAGCCTTGAACTCCGGCCGGCCGTCGGAGAGCCGCACGACAATCGCGGTTTCTGCCAGACGGGCCGCGTCCCCGCCCTGGGCCTTGAGGAACTCCAGCAGCTCCAGGGCATCAAAAACCGAATCCATGGAATTCATTGTGGGAATCACCAGCACGTCCGAGGTGTCGACCGCGGCCGAGAACGGGCCCGAACTGTACTGGTTGCCGGTATCCCACACCCGGACCGTGAAATGCTCATCCACGATTGACGCGACATCGAGCACGTTCTGCCTGGTCAGCGGGGCCCGCCACCTGGGCGTGGATCCGATCACGGACGCGAACGACGTCTGCGTCACCGTGTACCCGCGCAGCTGCGACTGCGTACGCACAGTGGAGATGTTGGACACCAGCTCGCCCATCCCCAGCTGCGGGTCGCCCTCAGCACGGTAGGCGAGCTGCCCGCGGTCATCGGCAGCCTCGGCAATGGCCACCGACCCGCCACGAATGGCCGCGATCACGCCTCCAAGGGAAATGGCGACCGGCGTCTTCCCCGCCGTGCCCTTCTTGTTCGCCACCAGGATCCCGACGCCACGCGTCCAGGTGGACTGCCGGATCAACGCCTCAAAGCCCTCCTGCACCGCCACCAACACCCGCTTCTCCGCCTCCCGGACAGACGGCCCAAGCCTGAACGCACCACCCGTTACGCGGTTCAGGAACCCCCGGATCCCTTCGGTCGCCGGCTTGAGCGGTTCGTCATCGTCATCAGCTTCTGCCGGCGCCGGCATGGAAACCGTCCTGACGCCAGGTGATGGGGCGGAAACCTTTGCAGCCTCACCGGCATGCGTTGCCGTGCCCGGAGCGGCTGCGGGAATCTCCGCCGCCGGCTCCCAATCCGGTGCGACAATGGCCCCACTACCGCCCACGAAGACTTCTGCTCCATGAATCGGCAAGGCCTCGGGGACATCATCTGTCTCCACATACGCGCCCGCACGCCGGGCGCCCGGGAAATTCACACTCTCACTCATCCAAAGTACCCACCTTCGTCGGCTTCATTTCTTCTGACTCTATCGTTTAGTAATAGACTATGGAAGCAGGGTAACCTTGCTTTTCGATATTTCGGGCAAGATAGGTACATGCCACGCCTGATCATGCCCTCGCTCCCTCCGGAGGTTGATGTGGCCATCGCTCATATGGGCAACAGGGCCCAGGCTGACATCTTGCGCCACCTTGCTAAAACGGGGCCTTCCACCGTCGGGGAACTGATGGAAGGTGTTGACATGACCAGGCCAAGCCTCAATCGGCATCTCGCCGCTCTTGAGCGTGCCGGCATCGTGCACACCACTCCCCCGGCCGGAAGCCGGCATGGACGGACTGTGATCTATTCCATCGATCTTCAGCGAGTACGTCACCTGGCTACCGAATATCTTCGATACGTTTCGGGTCAGTGACTGCCTGCGGCGTTGACGTGCCTGCGATCGAAGGCAGATTATCGCGCGACGGCGACTTTATGCTGGCGGGGAAGCTCTGCAGTGTCGACAAGCCTTCGGTTCCTTTACTGAAACTACTGTTCCAGTAAGCAGGATACCCCAAAAAGCATCCAACTGAAACATATGTTTCAGTTGGATGCTTTTTGTTGCCTGGGTCAGTCTGCTCTACTCGTTCGGCTTCCTGAACTGATTGATGGCTGCTGCAATCTCGTTGAGGGCTTCGGGCGTTAGATCGCCTACTGTCCGAGCCCCAACGTCACTGACATTCATGAGTTTAAGTGCATTGAGAAGGTTCAACTCGGCCTCCACGCGCGCTGAAATTTGGCCGTCACGCTGAAGGAGGTAATTGGCGTCGACGTCGAAGTAGTCCGCCAAGGCGCGTAACAGGTCAGGGGTTGGGCGCCCGTCGGAGGAACCCTTGCGAATCCTGAACCATCGCGTCCGGGACAGTTTGACGCCCCGTTTGGCCATCTCTTTTTGAATCTCTGCGAAGTTTGCCGGTTCATGACCCCTGGCCCGCATGACGTCAAGAAGCAGCTCGATCTTTTGTGCGACGATCTCGCGATCAGTCACATTCCTACCGTCGTCACCCTTTTCAGATGTCATTTCTCCCCCATACGATAATTATCTTGCGTCTGAACTGGCGCGGGTCGCGTGAGAATGCGTTCCCCTGCGTTAAGGATTCGAGTTGTGAACGGCCCCAATGGAATGCCCTCTTGGGCCTCCATGTCTTTGAGTGCGATAACGTGCCTGTAGACCGTCGTTCGGGGATCAATGAGCCGTCCTTCCTGGGGGTCGTTGGCGCTCTTCGGGCGGGACTTCTTCCGGGCGCATCGGGCAACGGCTAGTCCCAACAGCGCAGCGACAGTACGTTGGACCAACTGAACGGGCTTGATCGCCAGCATGACCAAGCTGAGAATGATAAAGGCCACTCCCAGATACACAACGTTGAATGCCTTGAAGCTTATAGAAAGAAATAATTGGCTGCCAATTGAGGCCCAAACGGCTGTGGCGTAGATAATTTCGTCAAGGCATGCAATGACAGCTGCAATGGCTCCGATTCGCATCATCCCAAGCCAGCTACGCCAACGGCCGCGCAGCAGGAAAACAATGTCCAGGCAAATTAGCCCGACGAAAAACATGTAGGTCGCAGCATATAAGTACACACCAAGCTGCGTTCCCTGTTCGGTGACAAACGAGCCGCTTGATCCCGTCGTGTCGGCCAGCATAAACGGCAACGTGATAGCACCCAAGGAGATTAATAGGGCTAGTGGGCTGTACTTCCAGGCGTGCTGCCGATCCAGTGCGGCTCCGGTTGCCTGGATGATTGACGAACGGAGGAACCAGACCGATGAACTTAGCAACAGACTTCTGATCAAGTGGGCAAAGTTCATACCTCCTAGCCATTGGTCGACATCGGTGTACGGGGCAAAAGTGTCTGTGATGAGCAGGCCGAATCCGCCCAGACCTGTCGCAGCCCAGGACGCCCTCGCCCGAGGGCTCCGAAGAGCTGCAGGTGTGCGAAGAACGAAGGTGGTGCATAGCAGTACTGCCAGTAGCAGTTTCATAAGCCAAACACCTCATCAATTGAGGATTCCCGGTAGGGAGGGTGCAGTCTTTCGGCAAGCTTGAAAGCGATTGCTTCGGCCTCCAGCTCCTGAATATTCACATCGTTGCCACGGGCTAGCAATGAAATCACGCCCCGAGTTCTCCCCACTGTTTGAAACAGGTTCTTGGCAGATTTCTCGTTTAGTGCGGTACACCCTGTATGGCGCAGGATTATGTGCCCAAGTTCATGGCAGATGCTGTGTTCCTGGTAGAGCACCGGATCGCAGGTGCGATAGAGAATGAAGCCCACGTCCGCCGCATTTAGCCACAATCCTGTTGTCCTGCCCCACCCCTTGCCACTGACCGGAGTGAGCTGCAGTTTCTTCCCGTAGACAGCCTCCACCCGAGCCAGCAAATCAGGTAGCTCAATGGCAGCTGGCAGCTGGAGTGACAGCATTGCGCTGTCAACGTTGGGTAGCTTACTCACAACCCTCCCCTAACTGTTCGTTGCTCGCCGCAGGACGGTGCTCTCCGGAGCCAAGGGACTTCAACCACCCGTCCACTGTAGATTCCCACAGGGCTGGGTTTGAGTTCCATTCAAGGCCATGCTGGGCCCCTGGAAAATCAACGAATTGCACAGGACCCTTGAATCCTTGAATAGATTCACGTGCATGCCCCAAAGGGACGGTTGCATCAGCCGTTCCGTGGGTTATCAGCACAGGTACGGGAGCAGCTCCGCTAACGCAGTGATTCTCTCCTTCCCAGGCCGACTTCGGGTCGCCCCACCGCGGAATGACACCGTTAAATCGAGCCATGACCACACGGACGATGAACCCAGGAAGTCCAGCACGGCCCATGGCCTGTGGAACGATCTTGTGCCAGTCCAATGCCGGGGATACGAGTACAAGCCCCTTGACCAGGTGAGAGAGCTTTTCTTGACGAACGCGCAGGGCAAGTAAAGCCCCAAAAGACCAACCAACATACACAATCTGGGTGGCACCTTCGCGCACGACGTAGTCCTGAGCCTCAGCAATGGCACGCCATTCACGAAGGCCCAGCGTTGATTGCTTTCGACGGCCCCTCAAATCCAAGGAAACATCATAGGTAGGAACCAGAGAGTGAAACCCGTTGCGGGCAAACACTGACAAACCTCGTAGGGCCTGGTTACGGGCACCACCCAACCCATGAATATGGATTGCCCACCGTTCAGAATTCGTCTGTGCCAGGGGGGAACGAACTATCCACGCTGGAAAGTCGCACGCCCCTAGCGTGAGGTCTTCAAAGGGTAGGCCCACGTCAGCCGGAGTTTGTCCTATGTGACCGTATAGAAAGCCGACATTCCAAGCGTGGAGATCCGCCGGCGGTTGGGACTGGACTCTTCGTCGCACCAGGTCGCTGCCTTCGGCTGCCGGTCTCGGAGGCCCTAATAAGACAGAGTGAACCTTCGATGCATCCCAAAGAACCATTTCTCCAGGGTGGTTGGAGAGCCTCGAGGGGCCGATTACTACGAATGCCCCATCGCCGGAATTATCTACTCGGTCCACCAGAACTGGGACGCCGCCCATTTTTGCGCCCAAGGCCTTTCTACGAAGTAGCAAGGTTGGGACGTCCACAAGCAGGGCAACTGCAGCCGCAGCGATACCGATGCAAACAAGAGTCGTTCCTAACGACAACAGAACCTCCCTAGACTCATAGTTGGCACCTACAGTAAGTTTCCCACGGAGCATGCCCCAGGTAGCGTATTCACTGAAACATATGTTTCACTGGATACGTGAATTCTCGCCAGGTCCGCGACACGCGCACTTCGAACGCCAGACTTAACGGTACTGGTACGAGTAATGTCTGTTCTATGACCAGACCGATTCACAGACGTGACCGTGGAACCGGGCTAGACAACGTCACCTTGAAGGTTGATGTTGATCCGGGCGCCAAGGATCTCGTCAACCGCGTAGCTGATCACATGGGCCTATCCAAGGGGCAGGCAACCGAGAGACTCCTCCATAGCATCGCTCTGGACGAGCGGGGACTACCGCTTTGGACGGATATCGACGACTTCAAATATCAGGAGGCTTTGCCTATCGCGAAGGCTTCTTAAAAGGCAAAAGGCCCGCAACTTGCGGGCCTTGCCTGGCACTCAATCTGTAGCTAAAAACCTGTATCCGCCAAGATTCCCGGTTTGTAGCTACTTCGACAACAGCGGCTTTGTCATGCCCGCTCTTGCTTAGGAATGGTTCCATCATACACGCACACGCTTTTTCGGGAACATGCGCCTGCGCCGACACGTGTTCCGTGTCGCCGGCTTCCGGGACCCCGGCGCAGGCTTGGGCTGCGCTGGCGCCCTTGATTGCGGGGGCGCCGGTGATGCGGTTTGCCACCCGGGAGGGGAAGTATCCGCGTCCGCGGTCGGCCCCGCCGCCGATCAGCCGGGCGCTGCCGTTCCGTCCGGTGGCGGTGATGGTCCATGGGGTGGATGGTTCCGTGGCGACGCTGTGCCTGGACCTTGATACGTCCAAGGCCCTGCAGGCGGTGGTGGATGCCGACGCGGCCGCGATTGGTGCCCTGCTGGGCGCGTGCGGGCTGCGTTTTGTGGCCGACCACTCCCCCAGTGGCGGCCGGCATCTTTATGTCCCCCTGGCCGAGCGCCTGCCGGCCGGGGAGGCGCGGGAGCTGGTGGAGGCCCTGGGCGCCCGGTTCCCGAGCCTGGATGCGGGCCCGCACCAAAACGTCACCGACGGGTGCATCCGCCCGCCCGGGTCGATGCACAAGTCCGGGAACGGGCACCAGGTCCTGGACACTCCCCTGGCCGAGGCCTATGACGTGCTGCGCCGGCGCAACCCGCCGGAGGCCGTGGCGGCCCTGCGGAAGGCGCTGGCTGCCCCGATCCGCCAAGTGCGTGCACGCGCTGCCGCTGCTGCTACTACTGCTGCCAGGCGGCAGGCCGCCCACATCCCTGGCGCCCAGGCGCTGGCCGGGGCTGGTTCGCCGGCCGCCGGTGCCGAGGCCCGGGTTTTGGCGGGGTCCGTGTTGCGCCAGGTCGCCCGGACGGGGATCTATGACACCCACCGGTATGCCAGCGATTCGGAGGCGCGCATGGCGGTGCTGAACCACCTGTGCGCCTGGCAGCTGGGCCTGGCGGAGGTCCAGGCCCGCCTGGACACCGACTTCGCCGGCCTGGCCGCCCTCTACGGCACCGCCGCCCGCCGGGAGAGGCTGCTGCCTACGGAGTGGGCGAACGCCGCCGCCTGGGTCGGCCAAAAACAACACCCCCCCGCCACCGGGGCCGGCCATGGCAATAAAAGCGACACAGAGCCGTCCTTAACCCACGGCGGGGGGCCTGCGGGTTCGCGTTCACGGGTGTCGGTGTTGGCGGAGATCAATGATTTGGAGAATGTGTTGTATTCGGTCCTGGACCAGCGCCTGGCCCGGACGGGGCGGGAGGGGATCATGCTGCGGTTTTTGATCCGTGCGGTGCTGGGGTTTGCGCGGGCGAAGGAGACCCTGTTGGTGGATGTGGGGTGCCGGGCTTTCGCGCTGGCCATGGGGGCCCACCACGGGACGGTTGCGAGGTTGTTGCCGCGGCTGGTGCGGTTCAGCGGGGGGATGCTGGGCAAGGTGGAGGACGCGCGCGGGAAGCGGGCTGACAGCTACCTTTTGGGGTGCCCGGAACAGTGGCGGGATGTTGCTGCCGCGACGGCCTGGCGCAAGGGGAAGATCCATGGGATCCGGCCTGTGTTTAGGGCCTTGGGGGCGCCGGCGGCCCTGGTGTACGAGGCGGTGGAGCGCGGCCGCCACTGCCCCACCACGGCGGAGATCGTCCGTGCCACCGGGATGAGCCGGCCCACCGTGGCCAAGGAACTGGCCGCCCTGGCCGAACTGGCCATGGTTGAACGCCGTGAGGGGTCCTGGCGGGTGGTGGCCGCCACGAACCTGGGCACCATCGCGGGCTGGCTGGGTGTCCAGGAGGACTACGAGGCCCAGCTGCGCCTGGTCAAGGCCCAACGCCGCCAGTGGCACGCCCACCTTGAACGCCACATGGAACAAGAGATCCGCGAGGAGGACCTCTTCGACGCCGAACGCGACGAATACGACCCCTGGGACCCCGGGCTGGCGGCCGGCGGCCAGGGGTGGGCCGCCGCATAGGGCCGGAATGTGGGGAGGGGTCCGGGCAGCAGGGGCATGCCCCGAAGCGCTTGCCCCTGATCGAACTGGCCAGGCGTCCCGGCGCGGGGGCACCCGAGGCAGCGCTGGCCGGGGAATGCGGCATCGGCTGCGAAACCGTCTGCCCAGACATCCGTCCAAGGCCTCTGGATTGCCCCTGAGGCCACCTTCAGCAGTGCCGGGCGTCACTGGACGTTTGGGAGTACCGGTTTGGGAGTATGGCCGGGAACGTGGGCTTGGCGTTCAATCCTGTTCCGTTGCTGCCAAGTCCCCCGTTGCTGCCAAGTCCCCCGTTGCTGCCAAGTCCCCCGTTGCTGCCAAGTCCCCCGTTGCTGCCAAGGCCTCCGTGGCCTCCCGGTCCGGGTTTGGGGACGTCGCCGGGGGCCTGATGGGCCTTGATCGTGAATTATTGTGTTGTTTGGCCTCGGGTTCCTGGCCGGCGGGGCGGGTGTAGTCGCAGCCCGTATGCGGGGGCGTTGCGGAGGAATTCGCGGAAGGTGGGTACGGCAAAGTCCACGTATCCGTGGCGGGTGGGTGCTATGACGCCGGCCGCGATGAGGCGCAGGCGGTATTGGCCGCCGTAGACCAGGTCCACGCCGAGGCGTTCAGCGATCGCGGCGGTGCTGGAGGGTCCGTCGTCTTCGGCCATGGCCAGCAGGTAGGACTGGTCCACTGCGGACAGCGCCCCATAGGCGGACTGCAGGACGGTCGCACCCATCCGCCGCCGCGCCTTGGACAGCCCTGCTTCAAGGACGGCGTCGGTCACCGGTCCTCCGGTGCGCCGGGCCTGGCTCCACACGTGGTAGCCGACGAGTTGGATGAGGAAGGGGTATCCGCCGGTGGCGGTGGCCAGCATGTCGAGGTGCTCGTCGTCGACGTCCACTCCGCTGTCCTGGAAGGTTTCCCGGAATGCCGCTTTCACTTCAGGGATGGAGGTGGCGTGCAGGTCGTACCGTTCGGCCCGGCGCAGGAAGGTGGAGACCCCTTCGGAGAGTAGGTCCTCGACGGCTTTGGGAAGGCCCGCCATGACGAGGCCGACGGGCAGGTTTTCCCGGATCAGGTGCTGGACGACGGCGGCCAGCTCGGCGAGCTCGCTGCGGTCCACGGCATGGATTTCGTCGACGCTGATCAGCAGTCCGGTTCCGAACCCGTCCAGGGTGGTGAGCAGCTCGGTCACCCCTCGGCGCCAGTGGACTTCGCGCGGTGGTGGCAGTTGGGTGTCCACGCGGACGGGCCCGATCGTCAGGGCTGTGACACGGCGCCCGGCCGGCCCGTCCCCGAGTTCCTCGGAAGCGGTGCGGACAGCGTCGGCGATTCTGGCCACGAGCCCGGAGGTTGCCGTCTCGGAGATGACAATCCAGCCATGTTCAATGGCCTCGTCCTCGATCTCCCCGAGCATGACAGTTTTCCCGATGCCCCGGGGGCCTGAGAAAATGGACAGCAGCCCTGGTGCGCCCGGTCCGTTCTCCAGGCTTTCGGCAAAATCCTGGCGGAGGTCTTCCCGGCCCACGAGCAGCGGCGGGCG
This region includes:
- a CDS encoding ATP-binding protein encodes the protein MQNPFKPTAGARPPLLVGREDLRQDFAESLENGPGAPGLLSIFSGPRGIGKTVMLGEIEDEAIEHGWIVISETATSGLVARIADAVRTASEELGDGPAGRRVTALTIGPVRVDTQLPPPREVHWRRGVTELLTTLDGFGTGLLISVDEIHAVDRSELAELAAVVQHLIRENLPVGLVMAGLPKAVEDLLSEGVSTFLRRAERYDLHATSIPEVKAAFRETFQDSGVDVDDEHLDMLATATGGYPFLIQLVGYHVWSQARRTGGPVTDAVLEAGLSKARRRMGATVLQSAYGALSAVDQSYLLAMAEDDGPSSTAAIAERLGVDLVYGGQYRLRLIAAGVIAPTRHGYVDFAVPTFREFLRNAPAYGLRLHPPRRPGTRGQTTQ
- a CDS encoding winged helix-turn-helix domain-containing protein yields the protein MRFATREGKYPRPRSAPPPISRALPFRPVAVMVHGVDGSVATLCLDLDTSKALQAVVDADAAAIGALLGACGLRFVADHSPSGGRHLYVPLAERLPAGEARELVEALGARFPSLDAGPHQNVTDGCIRPPGSMHKSGNGHQVLDTPLAEAYDVLRRRNPPEAVAALRKALAAPIRQVRARAAAAATTAARRQAAHIPGAQALAGAGSPAAGAEARVLAGSVLRQVARTGIYDTHRYASDSEARMAVLNHLCAWQLGLAEVQARLDTDFAGLAALYGTAARRERLLPTEWANAAAWVGQKQHPPATGAGHGNKSDTEPSLTHGGGPAGSRSRVSVLAEINDLENVLYSVLDQRLARTGREGIMLRFLIRAVLGFARAKETLLVDVGCRAFALAMGAHHGTVARLLPRLVRFSGGMLGKVEDARGKRADSYLLGCPEQWRDVAAATAWRKGKIHGIRPVFRALGAPAALVYEAVERGRHCPTTAEIVRATGMSRPTVAKELAALAELAMVERREGSWRVVAATNLGTIAGWLGVQEDYEAQLRLVKAQRRQWHAHLERHMEQEIREEDLFDAERDEYDPWDPGLAAGGQGWAAA
- a CDS encoding ArsR/SmtB family transcription factor → MPRLIMPSLPPEVDVAIAHMGNRAQADILRHLAKTGPSTVGELMEGVDMTRPSLNRHLAALERAGIVHTTPPAGSRHGRTVIYSIDLQRVRHLATEYLRYVSGQ
- a CDS encoding alpha/beta hydrolase family protein, producing MLRGKLTVGANYESREVLLSLGTTLVCIGIAAAAVALLVDVPTLLLRRKALGAKMGGVPVLVDRVDNSGDGAFVVIGPSRLSNHPGEMVLWDASKVHSVLLGPPRPAAEGSDLVRRRVQSQPPADLHAWNVGFLYGHIGQTPADVGLPFEDLTLGACDFPAWIVRSPLAQTNSERWAIHIHGLGGARNQALRGLSVFARNGFHSLVPTYDVSLDLRGRRKQSTLGLREWRAIAEAQDYVVREGATQIVYVGWSFGALLALRVRQEKLSHLVKGLVLVSPALDWHKIVPQAMGRAGLPGFIVRVVMARFNGVIPRWGDPKSAWEGENHCVSGAAPVPVLITHGTADATVPLGHARESIQGFKGPVQFVDFPGAQHGLEWNSNPALWESTVDGWLKSLGSGEHRPAASNEQLGEGCE
- a CDS encoding MinD/ParA family ATP-binding protein encodes the protein MPAPAEADDDDEPLKPATEGIRGFLNRVTGGAFRLGPSVREAEKRVLVAVQEGFEALIRQSTWTRGVGILVANKKGTAGKTPVAISLGGVIAAIRGGSVAIAEAADDRGQLAYRAEGDPQLGMGELVSNISTVRTQSQLRGYTVTQTSFASVIGSTPRWRAPLTRQNVLDVASIVDEHFTVRVWDTGNQYSSGPFSAAVDTSDVLVIPTMNSMDSVFDALELLEFLKAQGGDAARLAETAIVVRLSDGRPEFKASRVKKYFTDQGITEERMYSLPFDAHIAERGALTLDRLAPATRQALTAVAAGVVSQLNVNVFEKDQQKQNHEGQKR